Part of the Bacillota bacterium genome, CCCGTGCTTTACGTGTCCGGCGAGGAGTCAGCGAGGCAGATAAAGCTTCGGGCGGAGAGGCTCAGGGTATGCTCGCCAGGGCTTCTCGTCGTGGCGGAAGTAGACATGGACAGGATAGAGCGACACATTGACGACGTCCGGCCCGGCCTCGTAGTAGTGGATTCGATACAGACAGTGTACAGCAGTGAGCTTGAGTCGGCTCCAGGTAGCGTGTCCCAGGTCAGAGAATGCGCTGCTCGCCTCCTCAGGAAAGCGAAAGAGGCGCAGGTGCCCGTGTTCCTGGTAGGTCACGTCACGAAATCTGGCATGCTTGCGGGTCCTCGCGTCCTGGAGCACGTGGTCGATACTGTCCTATACTTCGAAGGCGAGCGGCATCACAGCTTCAGGATCCTAAGGGCGGTGAAGAACAGGTTCGGTTCCACCAACGAGATCGGCGTGTTTGAGATGGGCGATCTGGGCCTTGCCGAGGTGGAGAACCCTTCGGAGCTCTTCCTGTCCGGCCGGGTACGCGAGGTGAGCGGCCTTTGCGTCACCGCAAGCATGGAGGGGTCGAGGCCGATCCTGGTTGAGATAGAGGCTCTCGTGTGCTCCGCGCCTTTCGGAACGCCGAGACGCACCACGACGGGGGTTGACGCAAGCCGTGTAGCCATCATCCTGGCCGTGCTCGAGAAGCGCGCGGGCCTTCTCCTCTCTTCACACGACGTGTACGTGAGCGTGGCGGGCGGGGCGAGGCTTGATGAGCGAGCAAGCGATCTGGCAATCGCGTGCGCTATCGCGTCGAGCTTCAGGAACGCGGTCTGCGATCCGAAGACGGTTATCATAGGGGAGGTAGGACTCTCCGGCGAAGTCCGCGCTGCGAGCCGCGTGGATGCCCGCCTGGCGGAGTCGGCCAAGCTTGGCTTCGAGCGCTGCATAGTGCCGCTTGCCAACGCCAGGTCCGTGAGGAGCCGCGACGGCTTGCGTGTGGAGGGTGTAGCCACCATCGGCGAAGCTCTCGAGATCGCGTTGGGGGGATAGGCCAGTGCCTGCATCGGATGCGAAGGCTTCTGAAGATACGCTCCTCAAGATGCTAAAGACGGTTGCACCGGGAACCGCCCTTCGCGAAGGCTTGGACGGCATCATCAGCGCAAGAACGGGAGCTCTCATAGTCGTAGGTGACTCACCCGAGGTGACGGCCCTCGCGGACGGGGGATTTCGCCTCGACTGCGAGCTTACGCCGGCGCGCCTGTACGAGCTGTCAAAAATGGACGGGGCGATCATTCTGAGCGGCGACGCGCGCAGGATACTCTTGGCCAACGCCCTCCTCGTCCCGGACCCTTTGATTCCATCCGGCGAGACCGGCACCCGACACAAGACGGCTGACAGAGTCGCGAGGCAGACAGGGGAACTCGTCATAGCG contains:
- the radA gene encoding DNA repair protein RadA, whose translation is MAKPRTKYVCQECGYETPRWLGKCPGCGAWGSLAEEVVTKPVFASPAGGLAASSPLPITEIESASEYRFSSGSSELDRVLGGGIVPGSVVLLGGDPGIGKSTLLLQVSNAVSAGFPVLYVSGEESARQIKLRAERLRVCSPGLLVVAEVDMDRIERHIDDVRPGLVVVDSIQTVYSSELESAPGSVSQVRECAARLLRKAKEAQVPVFLVGHVTKSGMLAGPRVLEHVVDTVLYFEGERHHSFRILRAVKNRFGSTNEIGVFEMGDLGLAEVENPSELFLSGRVREVSGLCVTASMEGSRPILVEIEALVCSAPFGTPRRTTTGVDASRVAIILAVLEKRAGLLLSSHDVYVSVAGGARLDERASDLAIACAIASSFRNAVCDPKTVIIGEVGLSGEVRAASRVDARLAESAKLGFERCIVPLANARSVRSRDGLRVEGVATIGEALEIALGG